In the Kribbella sp. NBC_00482 genome, one interval contains:
- a CDS encoding DUF695 domain-containing protein, which translates to MPIFKRRRRNAVEADPIGAFWSWWSGSGAASVADAVARREPTDANAELNERVARIHPDLEWELGPGLHAQHVLIVTAAGNPEQRAVARRWLRAAPPSDQAWEYADLRRPGPAVTIQFEGLPPVAVDESVVSIEPDSASVHVGVHHPVFSSLSVDVQRRVTFLILDLVLGEEMVETWVGAIDTLDAAPVDALPVMELLPAVAGFAAEHTLEDGSPAWKMLEGTRDGQRVIATAEYPLRSIRRPHLDTHVAVAIHYPVVRDDGLPESEMLDELRAFEDHLTDRLGGSGNLLAHETSAGTRILHYYTDGTTPADAQLQAATTGWPHGKVTLTTTPDPAWHNVAHLSG; encoded by the coding sequence ATGCCCATCTTCAAGCGTCGCCGCCGGAACGCCGTGGAGGCCGACCCGATCGGCGCGTTCTGGTCCTGGTGGTCCGGCTCCGGCGCCGCGAGTGTCGCGGACGCCGTCGCCCGCCGGGAGCCGACCGACGCGAACGCGGAACTGAACGAGCGGGTCGCCCGCATCCACCCCGACCTGGAGTGGGAGCTCGGCCCCGGGCTGCACGCCCAGCACGTGCTGATCGTCACCGCCGCCGGCAACCCGGAGCAGCGTGCGGTCGCCCGCCGCTGGCTGCGCGCTGCCCCGCCGTCGGACCAGGCCTGGGAGTACGCCGACCTGCGCCGGCCCGGGCCCGCGGTGACGATCCAGTTCGAGGGGCTCCCGCCGGTTGCGGTCGACGAATCGGTGGTGTCGATCGAGCCGGATTCGGCTTCGGTGCATGTCGGCGTACACCATCCTGTTTTCTCGTCGCTGTCGGTGGATGTGCAGCGGCGGGTGACGTTCCTGATCCTCGATCTGGTGCTCGGCGAGGAGATGGTGGAGACGTGGGTCGGTGCGATCGACACGCTGGACGCTGCTCCGGTCGACGCCCTACCGGTGATGGAACTGTTGCCTGCGGTGGCTGGATTTGCCGCCGAGCACACGCTCGAGGACGGTAGTCCGGCGTGGAAGATGCTGGAGGGTACGCGCGACGGGCAGCGCGTGATCGCGACGGCTGAGTACCCGTTGCGCTCGATCCGCCGGCCGCACCTCGATACGCATGTTGCGGTCGCGATCCACTATCCCGTGGTGCGTGACGACGGTCTTCCCGAGTCCGAGATGCTCGACGAGCTCCGGGCGTTCGAGGACCACCTCACCGACCGCCTCGGCGGCTCCGGCAACCTCCTCGCCCACGAAACCTCCGCCGGCACCCGCATCCTGCACTACTACACCGACGGCACCACCCCCGCCGACGCCCAACTACAGGCAGCCACCACCGGCTGGCCCCACGGCAAAGTAACCCTCACCACCACCCCCGACCCCGCCTGGCACAACGTCGCCCACCTCTCCGGCTGA
- a CDS encoding nucleotidyltransferase domain-containing protein: protein MDMSRPISTVIPTLDGPVLAVLARTSKPLTGRKVHQLAASGSETGTRKVLRRLASTGLVTASEVGSAVQYTLNREHLAAAAVLELTALRQRLFQRIGEVIEQWPQQPVHASVFGSTARGDGDLRSDVDLLLVHQFTDDPPDSWVADVDLLGDQVFAWTGNHLQIYDLSESEFTDHLRVGEPIVDDWLRDAFTVYGPDFRNLRNRIVQQVMPR, encoded by the coding sequence ATGGACATGTCCCGACCCATCAGCACCGTGATACCGACGCTCGATGGTCCGGTGCTGGCAGTGCTGGCCCGGACCTCCAAGCCGCTGACCGGCCGGAAGGTCCACCAGTTGGCGGCCAGCGGGAGCGAGACCGGGACGCGCAAGGTCCTGCGCCGCCTGGCGAGCACTGGGCTGGTGACCGCGTCGGAGGTCGGTAGTGCAGTCCAATACACACTGAACCGCGAGCACCTGGCTGCGGCCGCTGTGCTGGAGCTCACCGCGCTGCGGCAGCGATTGTTCCAGCGGATCGGCGAGGTGATCGAGCAATGGCCGCAGCAACCCGTCCATGCGAGCGTGTTCGGCTCGACGGCCCGCGGTGACGGGGATCTGCGCAGTGACGTCGATCTGCTCCTCGTTCACCAGTTCACCGATGACCCGCCAGACAGCTGGGTCGCCGATGTCGACCTACTCGGCGACCAGGTCTTCGCATGGACTGGCAATCACCTGCAGATCTACGATCTCAGCGAGAGCGAATTCACCGATCACCTCCGTGTCGGCGAGCCCATCGTCGACGACTGGCTGCGCGATGCCTTTACGGTCTACGGGCCAGATTTCCGCAACCTGCGCAACCGGATCGTTCAGCAGGTGATGCCGCGATGA
- a CDS encoding SigE family RNA polymerase sigma factor: MVERDREFVEFVEGAGAALRRTAFLVSGDRHRADDVVQDALYKLYLAWPKVRRVSNPFAYARRMVVNAAYDGKRRPWRREVTIADVPDQVGYDDFTAGHAERDEVLAALQSLGPRQRACVVLRYYEDLSVEQTAEILGCSTGTVKSQAARGLDTLRRAIDQRRASRAL, translated from the coding sequence ATGGTGGAGCGGGACCGGGAGTTCGTCGAGTTCGTCGAAGGGGCGGGGGCTGCCCTGCGGCGGACGGCGTTTCTGGTGTCGGGTGATCGGCACCGGGCAGACGACGTCGTCCAGGACGCGCTGTACAAGCTGTACCTGGCCTGGCCGAAAGTACGGCGGGTGAGCAACCCGTTCGCCTACGCGCGCCGGATGGTGGTGAATGCGGCGTACGACGGGAAACGGCGGCCGTGGCGGCGGGAAGTGACGATCGCCGACGTACCGGACCAGGTCGGGTACGACGACTTCACGGCGGGGCATGCCGAGCGGGACGAGGTACTGGCTGCGCTGCAGTCGCTCGGGCCGCGGCAACGGGCGTGCGTCGTACTGCGGTACTACGAGGACCTGTCCGTCGAGCAGACCGCGGAGATCCTCGGCTGTTCCACGGGCACCGTGAAGAGCCAGGCGGCACGAGGCCTCGACACTCTCCGACGAGCCATTGACCAGCGGCGGGCGAGCCGGGCGCTGTGA
- a CDS encoding VOC family protein → MSQDLVEVACRWVDALEQGDVPAANAVSGLGGWDPGPWIAESWRPRVEELAGSDRAVSSARQVNDHMIRVVLEGNGGQAFVSVVLDEAAKVVGTSVDSDEQDGRFWVVVGCPEERADELRAFYTMLTHGRIGPGEGRMHPPRWRDPAHPTQIHLDVLVADLDAAERSVLEHGATQLEDFPGWRVYADPVGHPFCLYPGLTEPTDRLGTLVRVVIDCADPPPLARFWGGLLDMPRIVEDSPDRIVIGRDDDRLPMIALQRVPNYQPPRWPDSEYPPQMHFDIGFDDRTAKERLALELGGTLLPPQGGSCPVYADPAGHPFCLCYKGE, encoded by the coding sequence ATGTCTCAGGACCTCGTTGAAGTTGCATGCCGGTGGGTCGACGCGTTGGAACAGGGTGACGTGCCAGCGGCGAACGCGGTCAGCGGTCTCGGCGGATGGGATCCAGGGCCGTGGATCGCCGAGAGTTGGCGGCCGCGTGTGGAGGAGCTCGCGGGTTCGGACCGGGCGGTGAGCAGTGCGCGGCAGGTCAACGATCACATGATCCGCGTCGTCCTGGAGGGCAACGGTGGACAGGCGTTCGTGAGCGTCGTGCTCGACGAGGCCGCCAAGGTTGTCGGTACGTCGGTCGACTCCGACGAGCAGGACGGACGATTCTGGGTCGTCGTCGGCTGCCCCGAGGAGCGAGCCGACGAGCTGCGCGCGTTCTACACGATGCTCACCCACGGACGGATCGGGCCAGGCGAGGGCCGGATGCACCCTCCACGCTGGCGCGACCCGGCACACCCGACGCAGATCCACCTCGACGTACTCGTCGCCGACCTGGACGCCGCCGAGCGCTCGGTGCTGGAGCACGGAGCGACGCAGCTGGAGGACTTCCCCGGCTGGCGTGTGTACGCCGACCCGGTGGGCCATCCGTTCTGCCTCTACCCCGGCCTCACCGAACCCACGGACCGACTCGGCACCCTCGTCCGCGTCGTGATCGACTGCGCCGATCCACCGCCGCTGGCCCGGTTCTGGGGCGGCCTGCTGGACATGCCCCGAATTGTCGAAGACTCACCCGACCGGATCGTGATCGGCCGCGACGACGACCGGCTCCCGATGATCGCCCTGCAGCGCGTCCCCAACTACCAACCACCACGCTGGCCCGACTCCGAATACCCGCCACAGATGCACTTCGACATCGGCTTCGACGACCGGACCGCGAAAGAACGCCTCGCCCTCGAGCTCGGAGGAACTCTGCTACCACCGCAGGGCGGCAGCTGCCCCGTGTACGCCGACCCCGCCGGTCACCCGTTCTGCCTTTGCTACAAGGGCGAATGA
- a CDS encoding ABC transporter permease, translating into MTPRVTFAVAARVLAQLRRDHRTVAMLIVLPALLVSLMWWMFTDSPMVFDRVGGPLLAVFPSIIMFVVTSVATLRERSSGTLSRLFTMPMGKLDFLLGYALAFALIAVVQALAVVSIALYLLDLDIQGAAWQLGVVAVLDGVLGTALGLFASAFAATEFQAVQMMPAVMIPQILLCGLLVPRDQLPTVLHAVSDVLPLSYAVDAVLGVAKGNGFTTGTGVDTLVVLAFILAALGLGAATLKRRTT; encoded by the coding sequence ATGACCCCGCGAGTGACGTTTGCCGTAGCCGCTCGAGTCCTGGCCCAACTCCGGCGGGACCACCGGACGGTGGCGATGCTGATCGTGCTGCCGGCCCTGCTGGTCAGCCTGATGTGGTGGATGTTCACCGACTCCCCGATGGTCTTCGACCGGGTCGGCGGTCCGCTGCTCGCAGTCTTCCCGTCGATTATCATGTTCGTCGTCACGTCGGTCGCGACCTTGCGCGAGCGGTCGAGCGGGACGCTCTCCCGGCTCTTCACGATGCCGATGGGAAAGCTGGATTTCCTGCTCGGATACGCGCTCGCGTTCGCCCTGATCGCCGTCGTCCAGGCACTCGCCGTGGTCTCGATCGCCTTGTACCTCTTGGATCTGGACATCCAGGGCGCCGCCTGGCAGCTCGGCGTGGTCGCAGTCCTCGACGGCGTGCTCGGTACGGCGCTGGGCCTGTTCGCGAGCGCCTTCGCGGCAACCGAGTTCCAGGCCGTACAGATGATGCCGGCCGTGATGATCCCGCAGATCCTGCTGTGCGGCCTGCTCGTCCCACGCGATCAACTACCCACAGTCCTGCACGCCGTGAGCGACGTACTCCCATTGTCCTATGCGGTCGACGCAGTACTAGGAGTTGCCAAGGGCAACGGCTTCACCACCGGCACAGGCGTCGACACCCTGGTCGTACTGGCCTTCATCCTCGCCGCCCTCGGCCTAGGCGCAGCAACCCTCAAACGCCGCACCACATAA
- a CDS encoding ABC transporter ATP-binding protein: MMKNAVSCRDVVVVRGDREVLHGVGFDLRAGSVTGLLGPSGCGKTTLIRAIVGLQARVTGDVSVLGLPAGAPKLRGRIGYVTQEPSVYGDLTVTENLRFFAAVLGVPSSDVERVVEAVDLTSHADARVDQLSGGQRSRASLAAALLGSPELLVLDEPTVGLDPVLRRDLWNLFHQLAEAGSTLLVSSHVMDEASRCDRLLLMRDGELLADDTPQDLLLSAGTSDIEQAFLTLIDRKAGAR; encoded by the coding sequence ATGATGAAAAACGCTGTGAGCTGCCGCGACGTCGTCGTGGTGCGTGGCGACCGGGAGGTCCTGCACGGGGTCGGGTTCGACCTCCGGGCCGGGTCGGTGACCGGGCTGCTCGGGCCGTCCGGCTGCGGCAAGACGACGCTGATCCGCGCGATCGTCGGCCTGCAGGCACGGGTGACCGGCGACGTCTCGGTCCTCGGGCTACCGGCCGGCGCGCCGAAGCTGCGCGGCCGGATCGGCTACGTGACGCAGGAGCCCAGTGTGTACGGCGATCTGACCGTCACCGAGAACCTGCGCTTCTTCGCGGCGGTTCTCGGGGTCCCATCGTCCGACGTGGAGCGAGTCGTCGAAGCGGTCGATCTCACGTCGCACGCGGACGCCCGCGTCGATCAACTGTCCGGCGGTCAACGATCCCGCGCGTCGCTTGCGGCCGCACTGCTCGGTAGTCCGGAGCTGCTGGTGTTGGACGAACCAACGGTCGGCCTGGACCCCGTTCTGCGCCGTGATCTCTGGAACCTCTTTCACCAGCTCGCCGAGGCCGGGTCGACGCTGCTCGTGTCGAGTCACGTCATGGACGAGGCCTCACGCTGCGATCGTCTCCTGCTGATGCGGGACGGTGAACTGCTCGCCGACGACACGCCTCAGGACCTGCTCCTGTCGGCGGGGACCAGCGACATCGAGCAGGCGTTCCTCACCCTGATCGACCGGAAGGCTGGTGCGCGATGA
- a CDS encoding HD domain-containing protein has translation MEIPTDGEIRALHREYAPSRDAFELVHEHCRLVCSIAEQFFAGVDIDTDLVRAGALLHDIGVYRLESTAYVRHGVLGHELLASLGFPVELCRFASCHTGVGITRDDVVRQSLPIPVDDYLPRTPEEELVMYADKFHSKRLPPVFLTGDTYAAEASRFGTDKVQRFAVLRDRYGDPSLAGLSRDTGYTIV, from the coding sequence ATGGAGATCCCGACCGACGGCGAGATCCGTGCGCTGCACCGGGAGTACGCGCCGAGCCGCGACGCGTTCGAGCTCGTCCATGAGCACTGCCGCCTGGTGTGCTCGATCGCGGAACAGTTCTTCGCCGGTGTGGACATCGACACCGACCTGGTGCGTGCGGGCGCGCTGCTCCACGACATCGGGGTGTATCGCCTGGAGTCGACGGCGTACGTCCGGCACGGCGTACTGGGGCACGAACTGCTGGCCTCCCTCGGCTTCCCGGTCGAGCTCTGCCGGTTTGCGTCGTGTCATACCGGTGTCGGGATCACGCGCGACGACGTGGTGCGGCAGTCGCTGCCGATCCCGGTCGACGACTACCTGCCGCGGACGCCGGAGGAGGAACTGGTCATGTACGCCGACAAGTTCCACAGCAAGCGACTCCCGCCGGTCTTCCTCACCGGCGACACCTACGCCGCCGAAGCCAGCCGATTCGGCACAGACAAGGTGCAGAGGTTCGCTGTTCTCCGGGACCGGTACGGCGACCCGTCACTGGCCGGGTTGAGTCGGGACACGGGCTACACCATCGTCTAA